The Spirochaetaceae bacterium genomic sequence TGCGCCGCCTTGCTGTTCAGGAAGCGGGTGCTCAGGTCGGCCACCGTGGTGTCGTAGTCGTACCACGCGCCGCGGCCTGGCCCGCACTCGGTGACGTGCGAGTTGCTGCCGCGCCGCGCCTCCGGGGTGCGCTTCGGCGCCGTCCGCGAGCGCCACGAGTGCATGTCGTCGAACAGCCGGGTGCCGAAGCCGTGCAGTCGGTCGTCGCCTGCCATGTGGGTGCGCCCGCACAGCACGGTCTCGTAGCCGGCCGCGGTGAAGTAATGCCCGAACGTCGGAATCTCGGCGCGCAGCGGCGAGCCGAGGTCCCACACGCCGATTCGGTGGCAGTAGTTGCCGGTCAGGAACGCCATCCGCGATGGCACGCAGATGGGCGAGTTGCAGTAGGCGCTGTCGAACACCGTGCCGGCGGCCGCGAGCCGGTCCAGGTGGGGGGTCTGCACGAGCGGGTGTCCCGAGTTCCCCATCACCGCCGGATCGTGCTCGTCCGACATGATCACCAGGATGTTGGGCGGGCGCCGGCTCACTCCGCGCGCTCCATCCGCCGGCGGCGGCCTTCCCGGAGATGAGCGTGCAGCAGGCGCTCGGAGCGCATCACGTACAGGACCAACACGCTGCCTCCTTCCGTGCGGTAGAACACGCGGCAGGGCGGCACCACGACTTCCCGGTAGCGCGAATCGGGCAGCTCCGCGGGACGCCGGCCGGAATCCGGGAACTGCTTCAGGCGGTCGACCGTGTAGAACACCTTGCGGACGTAGCGGGCTGCGGCGGGCCGGTCGTCGAGCGCAATGTACTCCGCGATCTCATCGAGGTCGGCCAGCGCGGGCGCTGCCCAGATCAGTCGAGCCACTTGGCCATTCTGTGCTTCGCTTCGGCTTGGGTGTAGGTCCGGTTTTCGAGCAGCGCGCGCTCTCCGCGGGCTACGCCTTCCAGAATCCGCATCTTGCTCTGCAGCGCCTCGTAGGACTCCACGTCGACAAGGTATGCGGACGGCTTGCCGTGTTCCGTGATGAGAACCGGCTCTCCGGTTTCTCTCAACTCGGCAAGGAGTAGCGTTGCCTTCCGCTTGAGCGTGGTCACCAGTTCCGTCTTCACGGGCTAATGGTACTTTAGTGATACTTCCGGTTGCAACATCCGCCAAGCGGGGCTGGACCCCGGCACCGGGAAGTGCGATCTTACGGGACAGTCAACCGCGACATCCTGCCCGGTCGCCGCACGGCGGCCCGCCATTGGCTCTCTCGACCAAACAGGCTCTCTCGACCAAACAAGGATCTACTTTGCAACCCCTCACCTTTTCCTCTCTCGGATTGACCGAGACCATTCTGCGTGCGCTACGAGCGAGAGGCTACGCCGCCCCCACGCCGATTCAGCAACAGGCCATTCCTCATCTGCTCGCGGGCAGGGATCTGCTCGGCATTGCGCAGACCGGAACCGGCAAGACCGCCGCGTTCGCTCTGCCTGTCCTGCAGCAGCTCTCCGGCACCCCGGAACGGGCGCAGCCGCGCACTCCCCGCGCATTGGTGCTGGCCCCGACGCGCGAGCTCGCCATTCAGATCCATGACGATTTTCGCGACTACGGCGCCGGGCTGGGGCTGGGCCAGACGGTCATCCTGGGCGGCGTCTCGCAACGCCCCCAGGTCGCCGCGCTGTCACGCTGCATCGAGATCGTCGTGGCGACGCCCGGCCGGCTTCTGGATCTTCTTGAGCAGGGTCATGTCCGCCTGAGCCGCATCACCCACTTCATTCTCGATGAAGCGGACCGCATGCTGGACATGGGCTTCATCCACGACGTGAGGAAGATCATCGCCAAGCTGCCGGTCCGCCGCCACTCGCTGCTGTTTTCCGCGACCATGCCGTCCGACGTCGCCGGTCTGGCGGGTGAGATTCTGCATCGGCCGGAGCGGGTGGAGGTGACGCCGGCGGCCACCACGGTGGACACCGTTCGGCAGTTCGTGTACTTCGTGAACAGCGCGGACAAGCCGCACCTGCTGCGCGAACTGTTGAACGACCGGGAGCTGTCACGCGTGCTGGTGTTCTCGCGCACCAAGCACCGCGCGAATCGGGTGGCCCAGAAGATCGCGGCGGCCGGGGTGACGGCGGACGCGATCCACGGCAACAAGTCGCAGAATGCCCGCCAGGCAGCCCTGGAACGGTTCCGCCGCGGGAGTTCGCGCGTGCTGGTGGCAACCGACATCGCCGCTCGCGGCCTCGATGTCGACGGCATCAGCCACGTCATCAACTTCGAGTTGCCGCACGAGCCGGAGAGCTACGTGCACCGCATCGGCCGTACTGCACGCGCCGGTGCAGCCGGATGCGCGCTGTCGTTCTGCGACCCTGGCGAGGTGCCGCAACTCCGTGCCATCGAGAGACTTGCCCGCGTCACGCTGCAGACGGTCCGCGACCAGCCGTTCCACGTCTCACCACCGGCGCCGCAACGGCGGCATCGTCCGCAGCCGGCGGGTTCCCACCGGGCCGCCGAGGTCCGTGGCCTCGGCGGCGGCCGGCCCAACGGCGGACGCCGCCGTCAGCGCCGCCGCGTGACCGCATCGTGAAATCTCACAACGCGGTGTGCGGATCGGTGCCGGGAGCGCGTTCGGAGCGGTACATCTGAATGCCCCACGGTGCGAAGCCGAGCTGCCGGTAGAATCGCAGAATCTTGTCGGTGTCCCGGGTAGCGGTGAACACGTGGAACGCCGCTACGCCGCGGTCTCGTGCCCACTGCAGTACGGTGCGCACGAGAGCCGACCCGATGCCCTGTTGGCGAACTTCCGGGCATACGTACAACTCCTCGATCTGCAGCACGCGCCGGTCCGCGGGGGTCACGGCATAACCGCGATTGTTCGCGATCCTGGCGCACGCGAAACCCACGATGCGTCCCGAGACGCGGGCCACGAGAAAGCAGTCGGAAAGGAAGCTGAGCAGGTAGGCTCGGTCTGACGCTTCCTGGCCGATGGTAGAGCCCTCCTGAGCCCACTCCACGGTCAGCGCCTGTACGGCCGGCACCTCCTGTTCCTCTGCCGCCGTAACCTCGATGCTTTCCACGGCTTCAGACGCAGCGGCCGCCGTCCACGTCCAGGCAGCAGCCGGTGAGGAGTTCGGCCTCGTCGGAGGCCAGGAACAGGCACGCCCGGGCCACGTCGAGCGGCGTGCTCATGCGGCCGAGCGGAATGGTGTCGATCATCTTGCGGCGCGCCTCGGGCGTGTCCTCGCCGGGGAGGAACGCCGGCAGCAGCGCGGTGGCGCTGATCACCGGGTTGACCGCCACCACGCGGATCCCCTCCGGCGCCAGCTCCAGCGCCATCGCCTTGCTCATGGTGATCACCGCGCCCTTGGTGGCGCTGTACCAGACGATGCCGGGGCGGGGCCGCACGCCGGCGGTGGAGGCGATGTTCACCATCACGCCGCCTCCCTGGCGGCGGAACACCGGCACCGCGTGGCGGGCACTGAGGTAGATGCTCTTCACGTTGACGTCGAACACGCGCTGAAACTCCGCCTCGTCCACCTCCAGCATCGGCCGGTTGCGATGCGTGGTGCCCGCATTGTTCACCACGATGTCGAGCCGCCCGAAGCTATCGAGCGCACCGGCCACCATCGCCGCCACGTCGCCGTCCCGGCTCACGTCGCCGGCCACGGCCACCGCCGCGCCGCCGGCCGCGGCAATCTCCGCCGTCACCCGGGCGGCCGCCTCGCCGTCGATGTCCGCCGCCGCCACCCGCGCTCCCTGCGCGGCGAACAGCGTGGCGATCCCCCTGCCGAAGCCCCCGCCCGCCCCCGTCACCAAGGCCACCTTGCCTGCCAGTCTCAACGTATTCCTCCTCCGTCAGAAGCCGGGGTGCGGGTCGGTGTACGGGGAGCGCTCGAACCGGCAGTCCGGTTCGGTGACGCGGGGGTCGTGCTGCTCGCGCAGCACCGTCATCAGCCGGGACGACAGGTGCTCCCGAGCCTCCGCGTACCCCGGGTCGCCGGCGACGTTGTCCAGGTAGTGCGGGTCGCGCTCCAGATCGTACAGCTCTTCCGCCGGGAACTTGCCGAAGCCCATCTCGAACAACGCGCGCACCTCGGGCTCGCCGCGGTGGTGCACCATCCACGCCTTCGACGGCGAGCCGTCCATGTCGGAATAGGCTACCAGAGTGTCCTCGCAGAGATCCTCGTAGGAGGGCGGCACGGTGGCCGGGTCGTCGAGGCCGCGCGGGTCGCCCATCGGCCAGCGGTCGGGGGCGAAGTTGCGGATGTACAGGTAGCGGCCGGTGCGGATGGCGCGCTGCGGGTAGGGCTTGTTGCCGGCGCGCGCCCGGGCCACGTGGCGCTCGCGCCCGAGCACCACGTGGTCGCGCGAGGCATCCACCTGTCCTGAGGCGGGCGACTCCAGCACCGGCAGCAGGCTGTGCCCCGCCATGCCCGGCAGCCGGTCGACGTCCGCCGCCTCCAGGAAGGTGGGGGCCAGGTCCATCAGGTTGACGAAGTCGTGCACCGTGCGCCCCGCCGGCACCCGCCCCGGCCAGCGCGCCGCCAGCGCCACCTCGCAGCCGAGGTTGTACAGGTTGCACTTGCCGCGCGGGAAGCCGGGAATGCCGTGGTCGCCGCTCACCACCAGCAGCGTGTTGTCCAGCTCACCGATCTCCTCAAGCCTGGCGAGCAGCACGCCGAGCCCGGCGTCCACCGCCTGGCACTCGCCGAGGTAGTCGCACACGTCCTCTCGCACGTCGTGCACGTCGGGCAGGAACGCCGGCAGGCGGCCGGTCAGGTCGTCCGGCTCCAGGCCCCAGAGCTGCTTGCCGGAGCCGCGCTGCCACTTGCGGTGGGTGTTGGTGGGCCCCCACCAGTAGCAGAACGGGCGACCCGGCTCGCGTGCGTCCAGGAACGCCTGGAAGTTGTCCCGCGTCTCGTCGTACAGCACCTGCTTGGCGCCCTCGACGCCCCGCTCCGGCGCCAGCTCGGTGGTGACGAACGAGAAGCTCCCGTAGCGCGTGCCGGCAGGCGCGTAGCGCGTGCGCTCGGCGCCGTAGGGGGCGTCGCGCGGCGTGCCTGGCGACCACACCTTGTAGGTGTAGCCGATATGATAGCCGGCCTCCTCCAGCGCCAGCGGGTAGGAAGGGATCGTCTCGTCCCACTCCGCTCCCTGCAGGATGGCGCCGCGTCCGGTTTGCCAGAAGTAGCGCCCGGTCAGGATCGAGCTGCGGCACGGCGTGCACGAAGGCGCCGGAACGAACGCGTTGGTGAACAGCGCGCCCTCGCGCGCCACCCGGTCGAAGTGCGGGGTGTCGATGAGGGCGTTGGGGGTGCCGTCGCCCTGGATACGGCGGTAGGCGCTCGCGTACCGCCCCCAGTCGTCCGCGAACGCGAACACGATATTGGGTCTGCTCTGTGCCATGGCTGCTCGATCAGTATAATCCAAGCGAGCAGCGGGCCGCCGCCGGATTGACGGCGGATGACGATCGGCCCGGTGCGATTAACTCGGAGTACGAGCAACTTGCGCTACCTGCAGATCCCGTTCCCTCGTTTCTCTACCTCGGTTTCGCTCGCGCTCGTCGCGACAGCCGCGCTTCTGCTTGCGTCCGCGGGCGGCTGCAGCGCAGCGGTGGCGCCGGACGACAATCAGTCGGAGACCCCGGAGACTCCGGGGCGCTCGGATCCCGGAAAACCGCCCAAGCCGGACCCGGCCACCGTGTCGGTAGCGCCGGCTACGGTGGATGAGGGCAGGCATGCCGCGTTCGCGGTCACGCTGTCGCGAACGCTGCCGAACCCCGTGACGGTTCATTGGAAGACCGAGGACGGGACGGCGATGGCCGGCACGGACTCCACGGGAGACTTCACGGGAGAGAGTGGCGGCACGGTAGTGTTCGAAGCCGGCACGACGCGGCAGACGATCCTGGTAGCTACCGTCCAGGACGAAATGCACGAGGACGACGAGACCTTCGAAGTCGTCTTGACCGGGGTGACCCCGCCCGACGCGGCGTTGCTCGGGCAGGCAAGGGCCACCTGCACGATCACCGACGACGACCCGCCCCCTGCCGACGACCACGGCGACACTCCCGAGACCGCATCGACCGTGGCGCCCGGGACGCCGGTCTCGGGACGACTGGAGACTGCCGCAGACGTCGACTTCTTCAAAATCTCCGTGCCCGGCGAGCGGTTGCTGTTCGCGGCCACCGACCCGAATCCAAGCCGAGTCGGCGACTCCGGCTACGATGCGGACACGGTTGTCAGGATCGCGGGCGCTACGCGGGACAACAGCGACAACGTCGCCAGTGGCGTCGTGAGTTCCGGCATGGCGTACGTGCGCGTGTCCGGCGCATCCGCAACCCACTACGACCTGGCCGTGTGGCTGCTCGAACCGACCGAATCGGATACGTCGTTCGACATCGAGTTCCGTTATCTCGGCACCCAGCCCACGACCGCGCAAAAGAGCATCTTTCGCGCCGCCGCCGACGTCTGGGAGGAGGTCGTCACCGGCGACCTGGGCCGTCGGATCATCACCGACTCCGAATTGGAGTGCGAGGACGGGGATCCGTCCACCTTCGGCGACGCCGTTGACGACCTGCGCATCGACATCAGACTGCGGGAAATCGACGGCCCGACCAAGACGCTGGCCATCGCGGGACCTTGCGCGGTGCGCACCGGCGGTCTGCCGTTGATTGGGGAGGTGACGATCGACACCGCCGATCTGACCAGGATCGGGACGGAGGGTCTGCGCCGCACGGTCGTGCACGAGATAGCGCACGTGCTCGGATACGGCACTTCGGACCAGTGGCTTGGCCTGTTGCGGAATTCGGCAGTCGAGTATGAAAAAAACAACCCCGACGCCGAGGAGCTGCCCGACACCCACTTCGTCGGAACGGCGGCGGTGAGCGCATTCGACGAATTGCTCGCCGGCGCCACCTATTCGGGAGCCAGGGTTCCGGTCGAGAACGACACGGAGGAGTACGGGATAGGAGGCCTGGACGGACACTGGCGCGAGGCGGTGTTCGGTGACGAGCTCCTGACCGCCACGATCTCCGCGGACCCGCAGGTAAGCCAGCCGCTCAGCAAGGTGACCATCGCGTCGCTGGCGGACCTCGGCTACCGCGTGGACTACACGAAAGCCGACTCCTACTCGCTCCCGAGCACCTCGCGGTCGCTGCTCAGAGCGCAGTCGGCTCAGGATGAGTTCAACCTCGGCGACCACATCCGCCGCGGGCCGGTCATCATGGTGGACGTCCCGGAGTAGCTCCAAAGGCCACACCTGGCCTGATCGTGGCGGTGCGTGGCGGTGCCCGCGGTGTCGGCGGCACCGCTGCGGCACCGCCCGCGCCGAGTGACGAGAAGCGTCCGATAGCGTAAGCTGTACGCATGCATCCCCCGAAACCAGACTCCGACGGCGGCTACCTGGAAGCCGCGGCGCGCATCATCTTCATGGGCGGCCTGAACCGCCAGGTGGTGGACGGCAAGTGGCCCGGCTTCAGGGAGGTGTTTGCCAATTTCGACGTACACGCGGTGGCGGCCTTCGACGACGACGACGTGGATCGCATCGCAGCCGACGACCGGGTCATCAAGTACCGCGCCAAGCTGGCCGCGGTGGTGAAGAACGCACGCACCATCGCGGCGATGGCCGCCGATCACGGCTCGTTCGCGGCGTACGTGGACGAACTGTACGCCATGGAAGGGCCGGGGGGCGCGAGCCGTGCGCTGGCCAAGGAGTTCACCTACGTGTCGGAGCAGGGTGCCAAGCACTGGCTGTATGCCACCGGCTACGACATCGGCGACGTCACCGACAAAGTGCGTCGCAAGTACGCCCCGTTCGGCGGGTAGCCGATGGCAGTGGATGTCGTCGAGCTGACGCACCGGCTCGTGGCGATCGACTCGGTGAGCCGGCACAGCAACGCGCCGGTCAGCGACCTGCTGCAGCAGGTGTTGGCCGCGGCCGGCTTCGAGGTGGAGCGGCTGGAGTACGACGACCCGGACGGAGTGCGCAAGGTGAACCTGGTCGCGCGGCGCGGCAACGGCAGCGGCGGGTTCGGGCTGTTCTCGCACAGCGACACCGTGCCGGGAGACAGTTGGGCGGGCGATCCGTGGGCGCCGCGGGTGGAGGGAGACCGCCTGGTCGGGCTGGGGACCTGCGACATGAAGGGGCCGCTGGCGGCGGCGATCGCGGCCGCGGCGGCGGCGCCGGTGGAGCGCCTGGCACGTCCGGTCTACGTGGTGGTGACGGCGGACGAGGAGGTGACCGGGCGCGGCGCCGTCGACGTTGCCAAGCGCTCGCGCCTGTACCGCGGCGGCCCGGAGATCGGCGTGATCACCGAGCCCACCCGGATGATTCCGGTATACGCCCACAAGGCGAGCTCACTCGCCTTCGTCACCGCCCTCGGGCGGGCCGCCCACAGCAGCACCGGCAAGGGGATCAACGCCACGCTGCTGATGGCTCCCTTCCTGGCGGAAATCGCGCTGCTCGCCGAGGAGATCAAGCGTGACGAGTCGTTCCTGAACCACGAGTTCACGCCCCCGCACAACTGCCTCAACGTCACCATCGACGATGGCGCCACGCGCCCCAACGTAACCGCCGCCAAGACGGTGTGCACGGTCGGCTTTCGCCCCATGCCCGGCGATCGCAGCGCCGACCTGATGGCGATCATCGAGGAGAAGGCGCGCCGCCACGGCCTGCAGTTCGAAGGCTACCAGGGCAGGGCGTTCCGGGTGCCGCCCGACAGCCGGGTGGTGGAGATCGCTCGGCGTGCCACCGGGGCACGGCAGGCGGAAACGGTGGGCTTCGGCACCGATGCGTTCGCGTTCATGGACGATGTCGAGCTGGTGGTGCTCGGCCCCGGCGACATCGCCCAGGCGCACACCGAGAACGAGTACATTTCGCTCACGCAGTTGCGCCGCGCGGTCGACGTGTACGCCGCCATGATCGAGGAATCCTGCCGCGGCTGATGGACCATCACTTCAGCCTGCAGATGAAGGTGCGCGATTACGAGTGCGACCTGCAGCAGATCGTCAACAACGCGGTCTACCAGCAGTACTGTGAGCACACCCGGCACGAGTACCTGCGCCGGCTCGGCATTGATTTCGCCGCCCTCCACGACCGCGGCATCGACCTGGTCCTGGTGCGGGCGGAGGTGGACTACCATCACCCGCTGCGCAGTGGCGACCGGTTCGAGATAACGCTGCGGGTGGAACCGAAGGGGCGCATCCGGTTCCTGTTTCACCAGACGATCTTTCGCCTTCCCGAACGACAGCGTATAGTAACGGGAGTATTCCACGGGGCGAGTCTCCGCAACGGGCGGCCGGCGTTGGTCGCCGAGGTAGCGGACAAGCTGCAACAAGCGAGCGAGAACTGATGAGCAAGAAGATCTTCTTTCTGGTGGGGGAGGGGGAGTACCACTCCGAGCGCACCATTCCACCTTTCGCGGAGCAGGTAGCCGGCGAACTTGGCTGCGAGGCGGTGTTGAGCGTCGGCGAGGAGGCCGACCCGCTCGACCTTACCGGCCTCGACGATGCCGCGCTGCTGGTGATCTGCGTCCGGTTCCGCAACCCGACCCCCGAACAACTGCGTACGCTGCACGACTGGTTTGCCTCCGGGCGTCCCGTGGTGGGGCTGCGTACCACCAGCCATGCCTTCAGCAACGCCCGCGGCTGGTGCCCCGACTACTTCGGCGGCCACTACATGAGCCACGCCCCCAATCAGGCGGGCCAGCTTGCGGTGGTGGATCCGGCCGCCGCCGCGCATCCGATCGTCCGCGACCTGCCGCGCGTCACCGAGATGGGCTACGGCGGCACCTACAACGCCGTGCCGCTCAACGATACGGCGACGCCGCTGATGTTCGGCAAGACCGGCGAGCTGCCGGCGGAACCGGTGGCGTGGGTCAACCGCTACACGCCGAGTTCGCGCGTGTTCTTTACCTCGCTCGGGAGCGCCGAGCACTTCGAGGTGCCGGCGTTCACGCAGTTGTTGCGCAACGGCATCGCCTGGTGTCTCGGCGAGGGCGACGACGGCGGCGGCGCGAAGCCGGCGCCGTCGGCAATGCCCCCGCCGCCGCGGCGCCCGCCGCACAGCGCAACGGTGCTGTTCACCGGCGCCCCGCTGACCGGCTGGCGGCACTGGGATCCGGGCCAACAACCGCCCGGCATGCGCCTCGACGCGCGCGCCGAGAGTACCGCGGGCGGGGAGCGGCACACCGCCGGACGCTGGCCGGCTGCCGGCAACGTGCTCACCGCGGCTCCCGGCTACGGCGACATGTACAGCGAGGCGCGCTTCGGCGGGCACCGGTTGCATCTCGACTTCCAGCTTCCGGCGCAACCCGACTGGGTGCCCGCCAAGCTGGCCGGCACCGGCGGCGCATTCATTGCCGGGCGCTACGAGATAGAGATCCGCGGCTCGGCGCCCGAGTCGCCGCCCGAGCATCGGTGCGGGGCGTTGAACGGCTTCCGGCCGCCCGACGTCGACGTGGCGGTGCAGCCGGGCATATGGCAGGAGCTGGAGGTGGAGTACACGCCGCAGGGCGAGGGCGGACGGATCTCCGTGTGGCTCAACGGCACCCGCATCCACCACAACGTCGAGGTTGTCGAGCCCACGCCGCGTGGCTTCACCGAGTTGCCGGCGGAGTGGCAGGGCCGCTCACCGCTGCGCCTGCAGGCCGACGCCGCGCCGGTGCGCTACGCCAACATCTGGGTGTCCGAGTAGCGGCCCGAAACCGTCCCCTGTTTATGGCGCCGCCGCCT encodes the following:
- a CDS encoding type II toxin-antitoxin system RelE/ParE family toxin, which codes for MARLIWAAPALADLDEIAEYIALDDRPAAARYVRKVFYTVDRLKQFPDSGRRPAELPDSRYREVVVPPCRVFYRTEGGSVLVLYVMRSERLLHAHLREGRRRRMERAE
- a CDS encoding M20/M25/M40 family metallo-hydrolase yields the protein MAVDVVELTHRLVAIDSVSRHSNAPVSDLLQQVLAAAGFEVERLEYDDPDGVRKVNLVARRGNGSGGFGLFSHSDTVPGDSWAGDPWAPRVEGDRLVGLGTCDMKGPLAAAIAAAAAAPVERLARPVYVVVTADEEVTGRGAVDVAKRSRLYRGGPEIGVITEPTRMIPVYAHKASSLAFVTALGRAAHSSTGKGINATLLMAPFLAEIALLAEEIKRDESFLNHEFTPPHNCLNVTIDDGATRPNVTAAKTVCTVGFRPMPGDRSADLMAIIEEKARRHGLQFEGYQGRAFRVPPDSRVVEIARRATGARQAETVGFGTDAFAFMDDVELVVLGPGDIAQAHTENEYISLTQLRRAVDVYAAMIEESCRG
- a CDS encoding DNA-3-methyladenine glycosylase I, with the translated sequence MHPPKPDSDGGYLEAAARIIFMGGLNRQVVDGKWPGFREVFANFDVHAVAAFDDDDVDRIAADDRVIKYRAKLAAVVKNARTIAAMAADHGSFAAYVDELYAMEGPGGASRALAKEFTYVSEQGAKHWLYATGYDIGDVTDKVRRKYAPFGG
- a CDS encoding glucose 1-dehydrogenase, with protein sequence MRLAGKVALVTGAGGGFGRGIATLFAAQGARVAAADIDGEAAARVTAEIAAAGGAAVAVAGDVSRDGDVAAMVAGALDSFGRLDIVVNNAGTTHRNRPMLEVDEAEFQRVFDVNVKSIYLSARHAVPVFRRQGGGVMVNIASTAGVRPRPGIVWYSATKGAVITMSKAMALELAPEGIRVVAVNPVISATALLPAFLPGEDTPEARRKMIDTIPLGRMSTPLDVARACLFLASDEAELLTGCCLDVDGGRCV
- a CDS encoding DUF1080 domain-containing protein, translated to MSKKIFFLVGEGEYHSERTIPPFAEQVAGELGCEAVLSVGEEADPLDLTGLDDAALLVICVRFRNPTPEQLRTLHDWFASGRPVVGLRTTSHAFSNARGWCPDYFGGHYMSHAPNQAGQLAVVDPAAAAHPIVRDLPRVTEMGYGGTYNAVPLNDTATPLMFGKTGELPAEPVAWVNRYTPSSRVFFTSLGSAEHFEVPAFTQLLRNGIAWCLGEGDDGGGAKPAPSAMPPPPRRPPHSATVLFTGAPLTGWRHWDPGQQPPGMRLDARAESTAGGERHTAGRWPAAGNVLTAAPGYGDMYSEARFGGHRLHLDFQLPAQPDWVPAKLAGTGGAFIAGRYEIEIRGSAPESPPEHRCGALNGFRPPDVDVAVQPGIWQELEVEYTPQGEGGRISVWLNGTRIHHNVEVVEPTPRGFTELPAEWQGRSPLRLQADAAPVRYANIWVSE
- a CDS encoding DEAD/DEAH box helicase, with translation MQPLTFSSLGLTETILRALRARGYAAPTPIQQQAIPHLLAGRDLLGIAQTGTGKTAAFALPVLQQLSGTPERAQPRTPRALVLAPTRELAIQIHDDFRDYGAGLGLGQTVILGGVSQRPQVAALSRCIEIVVATPGRLLDLLEQGHVRLSRITHFILDEADRMLDMGFIHDVRKIIAKLPVRRHSLLFSATMPSDVAGLAGEILHRPERVEVTPAATTVDTVRQFVYFVNSADKPHLLRELLNDRELSRVLVFSRTKHRANRVAQKIAAAGVTADAIHGNKSQNARQAALERFRRGSSRVLVATDIAARGLDVDGISHVINFELPHEPESYVHRIGRTARAGAAGCALSFCDPGEVPQLRAIERLARVTLQTVRDQPFHVSPPAPQRRHRPQPAGSHRAAEVRGLGGGRPNGGRRRQRRRVTAS
- a CDS encoding acyl-CoA thioesterase, producing MDHHFSLQMKVRDYECDLQQIVNNAVYQQYCEHTRHEYLRRLGIDFAALHDRGIDLVLVRAEVDYHHPLRSGDRFEITLRVEPKGRIRFLFHQTIFRLPERQRIVTGVFHGASLRNGRPALVAEVADKLQQASEN
- a CDS encoding GNAT family N-acetyltransferase, translating into MESIEVTAAEEQEVPAVQALTVEWAQEGSTIGQEASDRAYLLSFLSDCFLVARVSGRIVGFACARIANNRGYAVTPADRRVLQIEELYVCPEVRQQGIGSALVRTVLQWARDRGVAAFHVFTATRDTDKILRFYRQLGFAPWGIQMYRSERAPGTDPHTAL
- a CDS encoding type II toxin-antitoxin system Phd/YefM family antitoxin translates to MKTELVTTLKRKATLLLAELRETGEPVLITEHGKPSAYLVDVESYEALQSKMRILEGVARGERALLENRTYTQAEAKHRMAKWLD
- a CDS encoding sulfatase, whose amino-acid sequence is MAQSRPNIVFAFADDWGRYASAYRRIQGDGTPNALIDTPHFDRVAREGALFTNAFVPAPSCTPCRSSILTGRYFWQTGRGAILQGAEWDETIPSYPLALEEAGYHIGYTYKVWSPGTPRDAPYGAERTRYAPAGTRYGSFSFVTTELAPERGVEGAKQVLYDETRDNFQAFLDAREPGRPFCYWWGPTNTHRKWQRGSGKQLWGLEPDDLTGRLPAFLPDVHDVREDVCDYLGECQAVDAGLGVLLARLEEIGELDNTLLVVSGDHGIPGFPRGKCNLYNLGCEVALAARWPGRVPAGRTVHDFVNLMDLAPTFLEAADVDRLPGMAGHSLLPVLESPASGQVDASRDHVVLGRERHVARARAGNKPYPQRAIRTGRYLYIRNFAPDRWPMGDPRGLDDPATVPPSYEDLCEDTLVAYSDMDGSPSKAWMVHHRGEPEVRALFEMGFGKFPAEELYDLERDPHYLDNVAGDPGYAEAREHLSSRLMTVLREQHDPRVTEPDCRFERSPYTDPHPGF